The Labrus bergylta chromosome 15, fLabBer1.1, whole genome shotgun sequence genome includes a region encoding these proteins:
- the rpl7l1 gene encoding 60S ribosomal protein L7-like 1, which produces MAEAESKKVIKLVPEYLLKKRKAYQAIKATQAKLALLEKRKISKGKPLKFKRLEDFLKDSHKHHRDETRIKRAEHRPRAPLPPAKNRLAFAIRIREIKGVSPKVMKMVQMLRLRKIFSGAFVKINKTSVAMMKILEPYVAWGFPNLKSVRELILKRGQTRVGRRRVPLTDNTFIEQHMGKQGIICLEDLIHEIYSVGKGFRVANNFLLPFRLSVARHAARDKAGLLKDLGNPGFRGADINSIIRQLN; this is translated from the exons ATGGCTGAAGCTGA ATCAAAGAAAGTGATCAAGTTGGTCCCTGAGTATCTTCTGAAAAAGAGGAAAGCATACCAGGCGATCAAAGCCACGCAAGCCAAGCTCGCACTACTTGAAAAGAGAAAG aTCTCCAAAGGAAAACCATTAAAGTTCAAGCGTTTGGAAGATTTCTTGAAAGACAGTCACAAGCACCATCGGGATGAAACTCGAATCAAGAGAGCGGAGCACAGGCCACGGGCCCCCCTTCCTCCTGCTAAGAACAGGCTTGCCTTTGCCATCCGCATCAGAGA GATTAAAGGCGTCAGTCCCAAAGTGATGAAAATGGTCCAGATGTTGAGGCTGAGGAAGATCTTCAGCGGGGCCTTCGTCAAAATTAACAAGACCTCTGTAGCCATGATGAAGATACTGGAGCCGTATGTGGCCTGGGG TTTTCCCAACTTGAAGTCAGTTCGTGAGCTCATtctgaagagaggacagacCAGAGTAGGCAGGAGGAGAGTTCCTCTCACAGACAACACGTTCATCGAGCAGCACATGG GTAAACAGGGCATCATCTGTTTAGAGGACCTGATTCACGAGATCTACTCTGTGGGTAAAGGCTTCCGGGTTGCCAACAACTTCCTGTTGCCCTTCAGGCTGTCTGTAGCTCGTCACGCTGCCAGGGATAAGGCTGGGCTCCTGAAGGACTTGGGAAATCCGGGCTTTCGTGGTGCTGACATTAACTCAATCATCCGACAACTGAACTGA